The sequence ATCGCTGCAGTAAAGCCACCAGGCCCGCAACCAATTACCAGGACATCGTAAACTGCCGCAAAATCCTCCATCGTGCTTAATATTTCGTCTTCACCTCCCATTACCAAAAATGCTCACCGTTAATTATATCATACTTCTCTTCTCCTCTCGTAAAATCGTGCGCATGTTAAATAGCCGCCGAAACAGCAGATGCATGCCTGCAGGTCTGGGTGTACCCCCTGCCTGAGTGTTCCACCCAGGCCTCGCCGGAGGAAAATGCCACCGCACTCAAGTTCGCACAGAAACTACCGCATAAATTTATTCTAACCCGGAACTGACGTTTATCGTGATATGAACTTTGGGTATCTCCGATTACGAAACGACGCCACCCCTCCTTCCCCAAAGCACCgagaaaagattttttttaaaactGAACGCTGATTGACTTTACGTATTATTACCACTATGCattattgttgtttctGTTGTGGTTGTTGCCAGTTGTAATCATATTCACATTGCGTTTTAGTCATAACCACCTTCCGGTATTCATCATTCGTATTGAATAACAATATTTATACCGCAAAACACTATACGGCAAGGCAACTGATTACACTTTGTTTaccttatttttttattatttatttttctagAAAGTATTGTTGTGTGGCTCTATCCTTATTACACCATCTCTGCTTTGGCATTTCGCGTTGTTTCCTCTCACGGATTGCAGATTATTGTTCACCAGGTAATAATCACTGACTGGCGGCTATTTTCCTATTACACTCATTATtcttaaaattttctttttctatctctattttctttcttttcgtgtcttataataataataataataataataataaaaatagtaataataaaaatagtaataaataaagatggatttctttaatttgaataataataataataataataatactactactactactactactaccaataacaataatactaataataataatactaataataataataatcCTGCTAATAATAccaataacaacaatagCACAGGCCATAGTAGTAATACTAATAACAATactaataacaacaatacGAATACCGGAGCCAGTGGTGTAGACGATTTTCAGAATTTTTTCGACCCAAAACCTTTTGACCAGAATTTGGATTccaacaataacaacagtaatagtaataacaatgataacaataacagTAACACGGTAGCCTCCAGCACGAACTTTACTTCTCCAACAGCAGTCGTTAATAATGCCGCTCCTGCTAATGTTACCGGTGGAAAAGCTGCTAATTTCATTCAGAACCAGTCTCCCCAATTCAATTCTCCATATGACTCAAACAATTCCAACACAAATTTAAACAGCCTGTCTCCTCAGGCTATTTTAGCCAAGAATTCAATCATTGATTCTTCCAATTTACCTCTTCAAGCTCAACAACAGCTATATGGCggtaacaataataataatagcacCGGAATTGCGAACGATAATGTAATAACACCCCATTTTATCACCAATGTTCAATCCATCAGTCAAAATTCCTCATCTTCTACTCCGAACACAAACTCTAACTCTACTCCGAATGCAAATCAACAATTTTTGCCATTCAATAACAGTGCTTCCAATAATGGTAATTTGACGTCTAACCAGCTTATTTCTAATTACGCTGCTTCAAATTCAATGGACAGATCATCCTCTGCAAGCAATGAATTTGTTCCGAACACAAGtgacaacaacaacaacagtaaTAACCATAATATGCGTAATAACAGCAATAATAAAACGagcaataacaataatgtCACTGCCGTGCCTGCTGCAACTCCCGCTAATACCAATAATTCAACTTCAAACGCAAATACAGTGTTCTCTGAAAGAGCTGCAATGTTTGCCGCTTTGCAGCAAAAGCAGCAGCAACGTTTTCAGGCTCtacagcagcagcagcagcagcaacaaaatcaacaacagcaaaatCAACAAccacaacagcaacaacagcaacaacagaaTCCCAAATTTTTGCAGAGTCAACggcagcaacaacaaagATCTATTTTACAAAGTCTGAACCCGGCATTACAAGAGAAAATATCTACTGAATTGAATAACAAACAATATGAACTTTTTATGAAATCTTTGATTGAAAActgtaaaaaaagaaatatgcCGTTACAATCAATACCAGAAATCGGCaacagaaaaataaatcttttttatctttatatGTTGGTTCAAAAATTCGGTGGTGCAGATCAAGTAACAAGGACCCAACAGTGGTCTATGGTGGCCCAAAGGCTGCAAATTTCCGATTACCAACAATTAGAATCAATCTATTTTAGAATTTTATTACCTTACGAAAGACACATGATTTCCCAAGAAGGTATAAAGGAAACTCAAGcgaaaagaatattcttGCAACAGTTCTTACAAGAACTATTGAAGAAAGttcaacaacagcagcaggCCGCTGCATTGGCCAATGCCAACAATAACATTAATAGTGCATCGTCAGCACCAACCCCCGCGGCTCCTGGCGCGTCCGTTCCTGCTACAGCAGCACCAGGAACAGAAGCAGGGATCGTTCCGGTTTCAGCAAACACTCCAAAAAGCTTGAATAGCAATATTAATATCAAcgtaaataataacaatattgGCCAACAGCAAGTTAAGAAGCCAAGAAAGCAaagagtgaaaaaaaagaccaAAAAGGAATTGGAACTAGAACGTAAAGAAAGGGAGGATTTTCAGAAACGACAACAAAAACTTTTAGAGGATCAACAAAGGCAACAGAAATTGCTATTAGAGACAAAATTACGTCAACAATATGAAATCgaactaaaaaaattgcctAAAGTCTACAAGAGATCAATTGTTAGGAACTACAAACCCCTAATCAACCGCCTCAAGCATTACAATGGTTACGATATCAATTACATCTCTAAAATAGGAGAGAAAATAGATTCCAACAAGccaatttttctcttcGCGCCAGAGTTAGGTGCAATTAATTTACATGCTTTATCAATGTCCCTCCAATCGAAGAATCTTGGAGAAATAAACACCGCCTTGAACACCTTGTTGGTCACAAGCGCTGACTCGAACTTAAAAATATCTCTGGTCAAATACCCTGAATTATTAGACTCCTTGGCAATACTCGGCATGAATTTACTGTCAAATTTGTCACAAAATGTTGTTCCATACCATCGAAACACTTCTGACTATTATTATGAGGATGCTGGATCAAATCAATACTATGTTACCCAACACGATAAAATGgttgataaaatttttgaaaaggtAAACAACAACGCTACACTTACACCGAATGATTCTAACGATGAAAAAGTCACTATCCTGGTAGATTCTTTAACAGGTAATCAATTGCCCACCCCTACTCCTACTGAAATGGAGCCTGATCTCGACACTGAATGTTTTATAAGTATGCAGTCGACATCTCCCGCAGTTAAACAGTGGGACTTATTGCCTGAACCAATAAGATTCCTCCCTAACCAATttcctttgaaaattcACAGAACTCCTTATttgacttctttgaaaaaaatcaaggatgaaattgatgatccatttacaaaaataaataccAGAGGGGCAGAGGATCCCAAAGTTCTGATTAACGATCAACTGTCTACCATCTCGATGATTTTGAGGAATATTTCATTCTCCGATAACAACTCCAGAATCATGTCGAGAAATTTTTACCTAAAGAGATTTATATCTGATCTACTTTGGTTAGTCTTAATCCATCCAGAAAACTTTACATGCAATAGGAAAATActaaatttcaagaagGATTTGGTTATTgttttatcaaatatttctcATTTATTAGAGATCGCTTCGTCCATTGATTGCTTGTTAATTCTTATTCTAGTCATAAGTTTTGGTCAACCAAAACTCAATCCAATGGCgtcttcgtcatcatttGGCTCTGAATCTTTGACCTTCAACGAATTCCAGTTGCAATGGggaaaatatcaaactTTCGGTGTAGATATTTTGGCCaaattattttcattggaAAAACCGAACCTAAATTATTTCAAATCAATCCTTCTGAACAAAAACACAGGTAACAACCTCTATGATCGCAACAGTAACAACAACCACAAGGACAAAAAGTTGTTACGAAgacttttgaatttatacaatgataacaataaaaataataacaataggCACAACTTGCTAAATGATGTGGTTtcgtttttattttctgcCATACCGCTGCAGCAAGTGTTATCGCAATCAGCTGATCCAAGTTTGCTGATCGACCAATTTTCTCCGGTAATTTCTCAGAGTCTAACTAGCATCTTAGTCATTgtacaaaaaatattgccGTTATCCAATGAAGTATTTGAAATCAGTGAGAATAATTCAGACAGTAACAGTAACAATAACGGCAACAAAGATTCTAGCTTCAATTTCAACAAGAATTTACCATTTGTGTGGTTGAGctctgaagaaaatattggaTCTGGACTATTGAAGTTAAGTGAGATAAtattgaatattaacaattCCACAAGTAAGAATACTTTGTTACAGCAacaaaattattcaaaggTGCTCCTACCGTCAATTAACATATCCTGTGTTCAGTTAATCAAATGTTTGGttgaaaaaagtatttgttttgaaaactgCCTAAACAACGACCCggaaatattaaaaaaaatagcatCGATTCCAAATTTGTTCCCCACGGATTTAGAAATTTTCCAGTTATTCACTAATCCATCAGTTGATATTCAAATAATAAACCAGTATCAATTACTTTAcaatttaaaaaatgataTCCTAACCAATTTGGAATGATGCgatttttttaaacaatattcttttactgcttatttcttccttgcgcactattttctttttataaacCTATATAAAATGTTGTAACTAATATAATAGACCTTATGGAAACAATACAGTCGGAAGAGCGCCTTTAGTGCCAAAAGCCCAAATGAACGTATAGCTGCCATGAAGTCACATCTTGGGCGGCTCAACTAAACAATGGTTTTAGTAACTTCCCACTGGTCCCGTCGCGGCTAcaaaaattccttgaaattGTATAAAGGAGTTTATGACTCCATTTCAGGCAGTAAATACAATTCATACACACCACACATACATTCAGAGTTAACGTTCGCTATAATA is a genomic window of Saccharomyces cerevisiae S288C chromosome XVI, complete sequence containing:
- the SWI1 gene encoding Swi1p (Subunit of the SWI/SNF chromatin remodeling complex; regulates transcription by remodeling chromatin; required for transcription of many genes, including ADH1, ADH2, GAL1, HO, INO1 and SUC2; self-assembles to form [SWI+] prion and to alter expression pattern; human homolog ARID1A is a candidate tumor suppressor gene in breast cancer); the encoded protein is MDFFNLNNNNNNNNTTTTTTTTNNNNTNNNNTNNNNNPANNTNNNNSTGHSSNTNNNTNNNNTNTGASGVDDFQNFFDPKPFDQNLDSNNNNSNSNNNDNNNSNTVASSTNFTSPTAVVNNAAPANVTGGKAANFIQNQSPQFNSPYDSNNSNTNLNSLSPQAILAKNSIIDSSNLPLQAQQQLYGGNNNNNSTGIANDNVITPHFITNVQSISQNSSSSTPNTNSNSTPNANQQFLPFNNSASNNGNLTSNQLISNYAASNSMDRSSSASNEFVPNTSDNNNNSNNHNMRNNSNNKTSNNNNVTAVPAATPANTNNSTSNANTVFSERAAMFAALQQKQQQRFQALQQQQQQQQNQQQQNQQPQQQQQQQQNPKFLQSQRQQQQRSILQSLNPALQEKISTELNNKQYELFMKSLIENCKKRNMPLQSIPEIGNRKINLFYLYMLVQKFGGADQVTRTQQWSMVAQRLQISDYQQLESIYFRILLPYERHMISQEGIKETQAKRIFLQQFLQELLKKVQQQQQAAALANANNNINSASSAPTPAAPGASVPATAAPGTEAGIVPVSANTPKSLNSNININVNNNNIGQQQVKKPRKQRVKKKTKKELELERKEREDFQKRQQKLLEDQQRQQKLLLETKLRQQYEIELKKLPKVYKRSIVRNYKPLINRLKHYNGYDINYISKIGEKIDSNKPIFLFAPELGAINLHALSMSLQSKNLGEINTALNTLLVTSADSNLKISLVKYPELLDSLAILGMNLLSNLSQNVVPYHRNTSDYYYEDAGSNQYYVTQHDKMVDKIFEKVNNNATLTPNDSNDEKVTILVDSLTGNQLPTPTPTEMEPDLDTECFISMQSTSPAVKQWDLLPEPIRFLPNQFPLKIHRTPYLTSLKKIKDEIDDPFTKINTRGAEDPKVLINDQLSTISMILRNISFSDNNSRIMSRNFYLKRFISDLLWLVLIHPENFTCNRKILNFKKDLVIVLSNISHLLEIASSIDCLLILILVISFGQPKLNPMASSSSFGSESLTFNEFQLQWGKYQTFGVDILAKLFSLEKPNLNYFKSILLNKNTGNNLYDRNSNNNHKDKKLLRRLLNLYNDNNKNNNNRHNLLNDVVSFLFSAIPLQQVLSQSADPSLLIDQFSPVISQSLTSILVIVQKILPLSNEVFEISENNSDSNSNNNGNKDSSFNFNKNLPFVWLSSEENIGSGLLKLSEIILNINNSTSKNTLLQQQNYSKVLLPSINISCVQLIKCLVEKSICFENCLNNDPEILKKIASIPNLFPTDLEIFQLFTNPSVDIQIINQYQLLYNLKNDILTNLE